AGGAAGACGGCAATTTATGCAGTTGTACTTgaactcgaaccgagggtctaaggacagagggtgtcactccctgtacagatcgtaaagccctcagaggcaaatgtactttgtgactttgggctatacaaataaaattgacctgatttgatttgattagattactcttttaaatgtattcagctGGAATATACACTTGAATATTTGAAtaatctcagtgtgtgtgtgtttgtggtactttgagctcttatttttttcctgcaccAACCTTTGACAAATTCGCTCTTTGATCAGCATGAGTGGTTACCTCACCTTCAGCATTCAGTGAACTGTGCTGACACCTACTAAATATACAAAGGTAAGCTGACCTATAGCAAATGGACaaaagcatgtgtgtgcctgtatgcAGAAATACTTTTATAAAGAAGAACAAGTTCACATTGTAACATTCTGACTAATGTCAATTGGACGTCAGCTTTAACcgtgaggctgaatttctctGCCTGttacaggaaaacacagattCCCGTTCTAAAAGTGATCAGAGTGCCGTTGGAATGAAAACAGACGAACAGCCGGAGCGTCTGTTTGCAGCTCAACTCACCACGTCTGACTCATTCATCTTGATGGTCATTTTACTGACAGCATCTGTTGCTTTGTTGATCATTTTCAGGAAGCCGGCGCCGCTTAGAGCCTGGGTGCTCACTGCTCTGGGcaactgaagacacacacacacacacacacattacaataAAGCCATCACCAGATTGTACTTCAAAGATGTAGTAAACCTACACAAAGGATCCAATAGGTGTGAATGGCAGAGGAATAATATCTGACAGCGTTCCTTCAATTTGAACAGACATTTCTAGATGCAATAAAGagaatttaattgaattattcTGTGCTGAAGTTGTCGTGACAGTCGAGTTCATGTTCTTAAAGAGTTCAGTGTTTTACGGTGGCTCAGGCACAAACTCAACTtacttcttctctctccaggaACTCTCTGACGTCAGGATCTTGGAGAAGTGATGGATGATTTACCACCCGCTGCAGATACCtgtggaaagaagagaaaactttCCCCGTCTGTTGGTACGACAACAACATAACAGCTTTATCATTTCATTCCTTCTCTCTTACCTCTCCAGAGCGCCTCTTCTTCTCTCAACAAAGTCTGCAGAGGAGGAATCTTCCTTTCCCACCTTCACCTTTGTCATACCTGTACGACACATTGCCTTTTCTTATAGCTGATGGAGATGACAGATTTAGGGTTTATCAGAGGAAACGGTAAAAGGCAGTTTGCCTACCCAGGATGCTCTTCTCTGGTGGCGGAGGCACGATGAATCCATTTGGTCCATGTTTCTCAGAGAGCTTCTCGTAGAGGCCGAGGAAGTCGCTGAAGCGTCGCCTCACTGTAAACGTCTTGTTGCGGAACATGGACAGTGAGGTCTGAAACACAGttcatcatcttcatttctACTGTACCACTGTGTTTGAATCAATGACAGGCTGCAGTGTAGGGAATTAATCCATgttagggctgcacgatatggcctataaccaatatcttgATATTTCTAAGCTATATCAcaatacacgatatatatctcgatatttttatttctcctgtaaatcactatgaatgttaaattcaaccctttgatgcaaaaaataacatcagtatgatcaagcagacccttctattagattagtaatggctgcgccgcgttttagctgcgtcctttgccctgTCTTGGCAGCGTAGAGAGCCGGCCGTATTTACACAAGATCACGAGATCACCCACCCTGCGATAAACTGGGTGGGTGggtgctgtgagcagcaccaggagtgagtgacaggcaaaactctggagaattaaatgccgacggcttaaaacatttacgtgacaagtactcgatggtcgcgatatagttatttcatacatctcacatagaacaagccgcgatatatcgagtatattcgatatatcgcctACCCCTAATCCATGTGTTTCCTCTCTTGACACACAATGTTTAGTAACTGTACTAACTTCCTCAGCTTCAGATAAGTTCAGTCTTTACCTGTGTGGATACTTTGTAGGCCATGTAGGCGTTCATCCCAtcccctgcaaaaaaaaaaaaggaagaaggtTTTGACGTTAAGTTAATATTAACCTAACAGCTGCTTGTGAGTTTTCTTTACAGTTTACTTTATGACTAGTCTTGAAATGATAAAGAATAACCTCTGCATGCTTGATGTCTACAGTGTATAGATACTTCAGATACTTCACCTATTTTCTCAGGGTctttgacagaaacaaagatGTCAAATTTGTCttccagctcttcttcttcctcttcttccaacttaaacaaatattaaacacaaagacactttAGTTTTCAGTCATTGCTCTGTAGCAGTCACACTGGGAGTTTCACTCTGGCGTTAGACGTGTGTGTACCTCCTCCAGGGCAGCAGACTGTGGCTTTGTCAGACTGGCAGCAGctgacagagaagaggaggcgGTGGACACAGATGGTTTGGCCGCCGCGTCCTTCTTCCTCTCATCCCGCGGACTGTCGAGAGAAAGCTCCACCGTGGCTTCTGTTAGAGATGAGAAGAGACGTGAAGAAAACCAGACTGAGtcaatacatgcatgcatgtacatcCTGGCCCTGTTTAAAAGTCAGAGAAATGTCCTTAAGTGGTGGCACTTGAGTCAGCGTCAGTTGGGGCTGaaggtttgaaaatgaaaacaaacaaaaagtgtcGTGCGTGGAGTTAAAGTGAAGTGAACTGACTGAGGCTAGCACCTTGAGGCTACTAGTGTTACACACCCAAACCTCTGTCAGTggttgagttgcattgtgggtaaggTATGCACTAGGATCTGACAATTAAATTGTTGTTATATAACAGTGATGGTAAAAATCCAGTATTGCTGTTAGAAGACAGATAAATGGTATGTCGTGGGTTTAAGGTGTGACCATGAGTTGTATCCCTGGTTTGAGTCTGGCCATGAAGCTTTTGTCTGGTGTTGTCCTCCCAgtctcctctcatttcctggCAACCTTTTAATATCTACTATCTAATAACAGCAAACACCCCCCTGAAAGataaacacagtgaaatatcCTGATATGACCATCTGCTGTTTGACTTTTTACCTCCAATAAATCTCTTACTGAAACTAAACAACATTTCCTTTCTTCTGTTTGGATCTAGAACTGTTGTCACTCGTccaaatgaactgaaataagAGGATAAACACTCGAGATTTAACATTCTGTGTTGAACACACTCTTTGTCAGAAAACACAATCCAGAAATCCTGATCATGTTACATAATAGGAGAAACAGTAGACCTACCAGCAAAtatgtctgtctcttcttcagAGTGGACTCCGTTGGTCTTGGAGTTGACAGTGCTGGTGTTTCTGATGCTGGGCACTGTGTCAATGGCTTCCTCTGTGAAAAGATCACCAGGCTCTACAGGATTACTGTCTTGCAGTGGCCCGCCTATGTTGCTAGCATCCCCAGCAGCTTTTGTCATGACAGGCTTGTCCTTCTGCTCTTTGCTGACGGTTTTCTTCGAGGTGGCACCCAGTGGCTCGCTGAACAGATCCTCGTCAGCTTCACCAAAGAGGCTTTTCTGTGGCTGCTTGCTGGATTTAGCCTGCCGGGGTTCCATGAACAAGTCGCTGCCGTCATCTTCGAACAAGTCGACTGTCGCCCGGCTGGGCTTTTTGGcttcagcagcaggtggagcagcACTGAGGAGGTCGACCAAAGGGTCAGCAATTTTATCACTGCTAGGTGGCTGGTGTGCGTTACCAGCTGACAAGTCAAGGCCGAGGTCGATGATTGGAGGGGTGGCGCCAggttctttttcttcctgttgagcatgacttcctgttttctcctcACCAGGTAGATCTGTGGCATTGTTGGTCACTTCACTTTTATCTGTTGCTGCCTCGACCGTAACATCTGCCAGCAGAACTTCCTCTCCCGGCGCTTCAGTTTCACTTCCAAATATGTCAACAAAGTCTTCCGTGGGCTCATCTAGAAGAATTTCAGTTGTGTCTTTTGCTGCGTCTGCAACGGCACTCGCAGCTGCGGCTGAGTCATCGGGGGAGTCGGTTAGGTTATTCGTTAGGTCGACAAAATCATCCGAGGGTTCGCTGACTTCTTCACTCGTGGGTTTGTTTTCTGCTTGGCTGCTGACAGGCTCGAATAAGGGGTCACTCATGATATCGGCGGGGGGCTTCATTAAAACGTCACTGGGCTGACTGGCAGGTGGCAGCGTGGGGTCCATTTCGATCAGTGGAGGGTTGCTCTGAGGAGAAAAGGCACAAAGAATTAAACTTTGGTAACTGGTATTCAGTTTTATCGAAACAAAAATGTGGATTTTCACTGATTCATTACAACAATACAACTTCCACAAActtatcaataataataacagtcagCCACATTAAGTGCTgaagaggtttttgttttttgtcagacaTTAGCAGCTTTTAATGGACTTTACAGGAACCAAAGGTTTGACTGTGAGCTGTAGTTGATACTGTGAGCAGTGTCTGTGGCTCCTTCCTCTAAATTTACGAGCGAGTGGCCTGATGCTTGTGTTTGTACTCGTTTGCATGGCTTTGTTAAACTCGACTCTGAGCTGAGCCATCAGATGACACTCATGAGAGCTCCACTTTCTGTGGAGGATATAAAAACTTTATAGACAAAGCCATTCCAGGCAACTGGGTGTGTAACTTACAACAGAAAGATTCCTTTCAAATCAAAAAGCAAGCAGGTTATAATGAGGAAAGCAACGTGATGCTGAAACACACTCAAACCACAGCAACAGGTCTTGCTTAAACTAACTAAAGTTcagtgtctctttctctgcatgtAAATGTACAAATGGCAGTAACTAAAAGATCCAACAGAAAACTAACCACACTGCAAACCACAGTAAGTGTATTTCCAGCAAGTTTACCCCACGGTAGGAGACAGTAAAGATAGTTATGATGTTAGTGTTCTAGTGCTAACTAACCAGGACAATAGAGTACACTGATGTCATGTTTGTCATATATTCGATGGTTACAGGGAGTGCACCCATAACCAGGTGATACAATTATGTAGCTAAGTCAGAATCTATACAACAATTTTAACATGTATTAAACTcaatttgatgttcttctttcttctttgatttttaatattcatttcaGTTAAGACTAAAATctaattctgaaaaaaaaaaggttaaggacacttaaataaaataagctTGACAAAACATCTTAATTACTCATCTACTTTAAATCACTTTATAACATAAGAAGAAATCTAGTTTGATTTTCCGATCTACTAGACACTGCAGTAGATGAGCCTGAGTGCAGCATCAGCATTTTTGGAATCATAGGTCAAATTATTGGTCATGATTTTTAAATCATCCCTGATCAGATCCACTTTCCACTGTGTTTGTACTtttatggatatatatatatatatatatatttttttttaggtatgcCTGGTTCTATCTAATGCAGAATGATACAACATAAAGCATGCTTAGTTTTTCTCAGAAATCATTGTGGCTGTAGTTTGTGCATACGGTGGAATATTTGCTCACGTACTCACTAATTATCACCCTGAGTAATACTATGCAAACACTTCCTGTAAGTTCACCATGCAGCAGGCCACACATGACCACCACCACCTGGTCCACCTCCAAGTATGACTTCAGCTCCGAGGCTCTGTTCAATCTAACATCCACAACTGCTGAGTAATGCTTTCcgtgcagcacacacagagagagagagtgaaaaaaatcaaagacagCAACTTTCCAATCTCTCCTCTGAACTTTGACTGTGAGGGGGAAAACATCCGGGTTCTGACCATGTGaccacagcagctcctctcACATGACAGGAGGCTGCTGGAGCCAGCTTTTTAATCccccattcaaaaaaaaaaaaaaaaaaaaaaaaaattgattgtgtgttttggtttacACAGAATCGCGTCCAAGAATCGTGGCTTTGCACAGTCAGAGCTCATTATCAGCAGATTTAGGATTAGGACAGCTGCTTTGCTTCACCTATGCatggcctaaaaaaaaaaaagtgtgcacaCCCAggctgagcctttttttttttaggccatGCATaggtgaagaggaggacacCTCCACCTTCAATGCACACCAGGAAGAGGGGAAcacaaaaacacccacacaacaTTAACTTATACTAGATACGCTCTGTGTTATCTGCTTTCCTGCTCTACCTCAGCACTCACTCCAACTTTCCGAGCCCTCCGTGGACATTAGTCCCACTGTCAGAGCCCAGCACAGGCTGCAGCGGTGAGAGGAGGTCCACCAAAACACTCTCTCTGCTCTAATAAATCAACTTCTGCTCAGCGCTGTCGAGGCTGAATGATCTGACACGACAGTCGCTTGTGCCAACATCATCTCCTGAACGTTTCCTCAAcgttaaaacaacataaacgTCCCTCGACAGCCAAACaaaactttttgttgttgttaaattagCTCTCCCTCGGTGACGTTAGCTGTTTGACAGTTGGTGTCAGTTAGCCAAATCACAGCTTAGCACAGCTAGCCCGGGACAAACGTTAAGTTGAcgcggacagacagacagacagagagacagacagacgtacTGCGCCCATGAAGATGTCTTCCCCTTCGTCCTCCTCATCGCTGTCTCGGCCTCCGACGTCCTCAGCGTCCAGCACGTCTTGGTCCTCGGAGTCCGGGAACGGAGGTGGACTGCGCTCCGAGCTGGTCGCCATCttcaatcttttttcttttttttccaaacacaagGGGAGGCGACGTCAACCGCTGCCCTCCGCTCGCTCCGGCACACACGGACACACGGCTCTTCCTTTTAGCTGCTAAAGCGTTACCTCCGCGGGCTCTTGTAAGGCTCAGTGCGCCGTGGTAGTTGTAGTTCACCTCCAGCTCGAACTAAAGCAAACAGCGCGGCTGAGTGGAGGAGAGGCTCGGGACGCACACACCGCCGCTGTCTTTTCACTTCCTGGTCCTCCTTCTTGTCAGGGTAGCTTCAGTGTTAGCTCAGTCAGCCAGCAGGCAGTCATGAGACAGGAGCAGCGGGTCAAACAGTGACATGGACAGACAGGGCTGCAGTGGGGTAGTTAAACTGCCCTCAGCTCTGTGCCCATATTAGACACGTCCGACTTCGCGGGATGCCTCGTCACGTGCATGGCGGAGACGCGGAGGTGAGAGAGCCGCTGCTCACCGAGGAGTGCCCGGAGCCGAGCGAGCCCGACTCGGATGAAGGTAAAGACCTGTTTGACTGTGTCGCTTCACTCCAACgctgactgacagacacacgGAGAGCTGGAAGAGCTCAGTCAGTAGTTATCACACTGTTTGATTAAAGATGAAGTTCATCTCATTGTTTTAAGGCTACAGAGCAGCTTTATGTCTGCTGTCATGATATTTTATCTGCAGATTATATGACACATGATTCTGCAGTGCAGATATTCCTCCAACAAAAAAGACAGTTTATTGAAGTattgttcttcttgttgttcATCACAGCCACATACAACAGTAACATGCTTTTTAATGTCTGATCAGTGACAGGAGACATTTTACTACAGTACACTTACACTAAGCACACTTATATACTTTTCAATTATTaccatatatctatataatatatctatatatatatatgtatatgtgtgtgtgtgtgtgtgtgtattatatatatatatatatatatatatatatatatatatatatatatatgtatgtatgtatgtatgtatgtatgtatgtatgtatgtatgtgtatgtatatatataacaaacaaacaggtgttCCCGTCACATACAGTGCTGCTGCAGATCAACCAGTAGATCTATAGAAAAATATCCAGCAGCATTtgtcaatgaaaacaaatctgagGGCTCCATACTCAGATGTGAAGTAGTTAAATGAGggcacacagaggaaaacaaaagaaggagaCGAGCACAAGAGAGGTGAAATCAGACACGTAATAATAGAGATAATATCATAGTTCATACTGAGAGCACAAAAATGGTTAggattaaaaatctgttttagaGAAGGCCCTGTCCATAACACAGACAGTCTTTGGTCAGATGATGTCTAGTAGAGGATCAGTGAAGCTCATGCAGTTTCCCCATCAGCTCTAATTAGTCTTTCCTCATCCTCAGCTATAATTAACTCTAATCATCTCATTTGTACTAAGTTTGTGGCTCGGTACCAACAAATGTCTTATTTTACCTTCTTCTGTATCTGGACACACCGTTTCACATGAGCTGTTTGTGCGTCTTTTAGGTGAAATCATTTTCGAGAGGAGGGCAGCAAACGTAACACATGGTGCTGGTGCAGGTGAAAGGAGAAGGTTAACGTACGAGGAAGCAGTAGAGGAAACAGGTGAGTGTGATGTTTTGTGGGGAAATCCAGTTTTAGGGATTACATGCTTATAAAGCTTTGACATGTAGATGCATACACTGCAACCAAAAGTCACCTGTTATTGATACTTTCCTTCATTAATAGCGAACcctgagccttcatacatggggtggatgctctaccaactgagctaatcgacacccccaTTAATGGCTCTTTTAACAGACATAAAGCATATTGCATATGGCATATTTCAGACACCACATTAAATCCATGTTTAAACTGCATTTAATGCACAATTGTCCTCACAGTGTTGCATGACAGTGGTGAATTAGTTTTCCAGTCCAGAGAGGTGAAGTGACCCTCGATCATTATTCAGCCACAAGGCTGAGCTCTGTTATCTGTAGTGACTCAGTAAACCTTGGGACTCTAAACAAAGATATCTCTGCATGTGGTCAGTCGATCCAGTCTGCAGGTAGTTATCAAAGTACCTCAGCAAAAACAGGTTAATACAGTTTAACATTCACAGTTCTAACACTGACAGGCGTGCAGCAGTCATGACTGTCAGGATGTTCAAACTTAAAGAAGTTTTCCAAATGACACTACCGATTGGAGGACTGGACCAGGTGCCGCTCCCATCAGGATCCAGGATCACCAaacttcagtttctgttttgatgttttaagaacactgacactgaaacaggaaaccGTTCCTGTTTAAATCTGCTTTCGATGCTCAACTTCCATTGTTTTTAACCGGTCACTGCTGATTCCTGATATTCTTATTTCAGAGgttctttttctgtcctttcagcCTGGTTGAATGGCTGCACAGTGTTCTGTTCTCCACGccctgaaaaaaataaatattccaaaaaaaaaaaaaaatctgggtCCATTATTGTGAAAGAACTGCCACATAGATTTTAGTTTCGGTGACTGTTCCAGATCCAGAAAATAACAAAGACATTATTGATTCTTACACAGAtaccttctttttttgttcattgtcTTTGTTCTGCTCTTTGGCTCTCAGGTTTTGGTTTGTTCCACTGGCtgctgttggtggtgtgtggttgGGCCAATGCCAGCGATGCCGTGGAGATCCTCTGCGTGTCTTTTCTCCTGCCAACGGCACGCTGTGATCTGCTGCTGAGCTCCTCAGACATGGGCCTGCTGACTGCCAGCATCTTCCTCggtgatttaacatttaataaatcagttgtcttcttttcatttgatgatccattgtttcagtcattttacaAGCATGGATGGTCAGCATTGCTCAAAACAGATGTATATTATCATCTTCTTACTGTTGTATACCTCTTGTCTAGGAATGATGGTGGGCGGCTACTTGTGGGGATACTTGGCTGACCAGAGGGGGCGTCGCAGGATCCTGGTTGTATCCCTGACAGTGAACGGGGTGTTTGGAGGTCTGGCCAGCGTGGCTCCATGGTTCTGGCTCTTCCTGTTGCTGCGGTTCATCAGCGGCATTGGgtgatttgcatgtttttacatgttttatatccacatgtagtcatttagctgacaacaacacactgaacacGGTCAGTGCTTACAGAGATATAAAAGACCAggctaacaaaaacataactattGATATTTTTCGGGTGATTATAcattcatgaaaacatagttctgaatattatattccatttctgtcatcaGACTGAGCAGTGTGACCTTTGGAACACCAGAAAAGTCAACTGATaggtgttctgttctgttctcctCTGCAGGGTCGGCGGGTCGATCCCCGTCATCTTCTCCTACTTCTCAGAGTTCATGCCTCGTCTGAGGAGAGGGGCAATGATCAGCGCTCTGGCCACTTTCTGGATGGCAGGAAACATTCTGGCAGCAGGTGAGACGATCCACAAACAACACGAGAGCTGATATTATGAAAAACTTCAGTCACATGCTAATATTTGGTGTGCACATAGTAAGTTGCCATGTTAAGTTGGCACTTCGGCCCTTCATAGCAGGAAAGCATAGATTATTGATAACATTACTGAtggctctgttctgttctcagTTGTTGATGGAGAATAAACAATAGCAGGACTAAACACTAGCCGGTTAGTGAAACGGAAGCACTATAAAACCAGATATACTCTGTATAACAAAGTTATCTGTTAGCAGGAGTTCAGATTAATACAGCGAGGGAAACAAAGGGTGAGCGATGCTGTTCAAAccaaagagataaagagaagaGTCTTAACCTAAATCAAGGGTCttcaaactgttccacaaaggacCGGTGTGgcttttccttccaaccaaacagcagcacaccagacttgactcatttaattaactgatctcagtcttcagagagttgagtggtcaaactgtgtgctcttggttggttggaacgaaaacctgcagccacaccggccctttgtggaacagtttggagacccctgacCTAAATGAAAGAAAACCCTCACTATCTAACCTTTACTTATTAACCAAAGTCACAGAGTGGCTCAAAGTTATTTCtatgtgtgtgctgtcagcAAATCAACTTTACCTGGTCCAGTCTGCAGGTAGTTAACAAAGTACCTCTGCAAGAACAATCAACAATAAGTTGCATACTGCACATTGGAGGACCGCACCGTCCCCATCCTCACAGTGCTGGTCCTTAAACTGTGGAACCTTCTTCTGGAAGGCAGCAGGGAGAAGAGTACATGGGAGCAGTGTGATGGATCATCCTCAATGCTTCTGGCCTTGTGAAGACTGCACATGTTGTAGATGTCCAggacagaggggagagagacCCCGATGCTCTTTTCAACTGTCCTTACAATCCATACAATACTCCCTCTGTAGAAAGTGGTCAGAGCAGAGAGTGGTAGGAGCTCAGTGGCAGCAGTCTGACAGACTTCCAAAATGCACAGGATTCTAAATGAGAAATGTCTCGCCTAAATGTCttatgtgtttctgtctgcaggtctAGCCTGGTTGGTGATTCCAAGAACGTGGGCTCGTTTTTCTCTGGGCTCTTTGGATTTTCAGAGCTGGAGACTGTTTGTGGTGCTTTGCTCTGTTCCCAGCCTCACCTCAGCCATCCTCTTCAGGCTGCTCATGCCCGAAAGCCCAAAGTTCCTCATGGAGGTATTTTAAAGTCCACACTAGTTCTCATGTCTGCAGGccgatttctttttttttcttctgagcCATCTCTGTGATTTCTGTCTTGCCTTTCCCAGGCTGCCCGGGAGAAAGAGGCCACCCACGTCTTCAGGCTGATGTTTGAGCTGAACATGTGGGGAAAGGGGAAAGAGTTCCCGGTATGAACGAAATGATGTTCCTGTATGTGATCAGCTACATTAGACAAAAACACGAGTAAGGTGGTGACAACAATAAAGTGTATGAGAGAGATGTGAAATAAGAACCCCGAAACAGTTAACACATTATAAAAAGGGAAGTGTGCTGTTTGTAACGAATGTGTCCTTTTTATGTGGTTGGTTCAAGTTCTCTAaacccttccttccttccttccttcgaGTGTAACCACTGTCACCTTGAACTCTTTTGAAGGACTTTGGTTTGTGTACGAGCTCCAAACAAAgaggagagctggaggagagcagATCTCACAGAGGTCCACACAGAGGGAGGCCTTCTCGTGTCTGGATGATCTTGAAAAAGGTAAATGTGgcaaacactgatgatgatgagtgcTCCTCTTCTCACAGACTCCATCACTCTTCATTATTTGTCCTCGTGGTGCCTGAAGCAGCACGGCTGGATTAACCTGCTAACCTGTTAAGCCCCCATTCCTCTGTATTCAGTGTGTACGTTTCTCAGTGCTGTAGGACTACCTGGAGCGTGGTTTAGAGTTTCAACTAACTGTTATGAACATGcttttttctgtaaaatgtcagtcaATACTAAAATGTTCTCATCCAAGTCTTCAAGATTCATTTTAATAACCAGGGATTAATTTTACTGCCAtcacataaaccagaaaaaatcAAATTTCCTGTTGATTGACTTCCTTCCaggtttactgtgtgtgttttggcttgtATGGCTTTATTGGATAGGACAGCTGTAGAGACACAGTGTGggtagagagagaggatgacatgAAGCAAAAGGCCACAGGACTCAGCCTTTTGTATGTGGGGTGTTTCTCTCCACCATATTATTTAACAGATTCATTCAGTACCCTTGTTAAGATAGTCTTGATAGATTGATGGTGGTGCTTTGGTCGTGCATATCCTCTCCATTTTGTAGAGACTGATCGATGCCAACATTGGGGAAATATTAGATACATCAGAAATTCTAATAATCAGTATATTGGCTGATATTTTACAGTGATCCCTCAAACAGTTGTGACAAAGATATGTAATGAAGGCAGTGTGTCTTACAATGACACAAGTGCACTGAAACAGTAAACGTCACCATGGATTCTAACAACTCTATATAAATTATTAACATAATGAATAAATCTAAATGACTCAGGCACATTTTGGACAACATACATGCTGATATCCAAATATCTGCCTACTGTATTAACatgctttaatattttaatcaaatctAAAGACAGTGGGACTTGACCTGACCTTACATCCATTTAAAGAAGTCATTAAtatctatttttaattaatagtTATTCCTTCGTAATAGCTTCTTAAtcatctcatttttctttgtaaatctaaaaaaatgtgttttgactCTCAGGGTTTGGTCCCGCTCAAGCAGATGTTTAAAGGTCCGCTCAGATCCAGGAGCATCGTCCTGCTCGTCGTCTTCTACTGCATCTCGTTTGGGTGAGACTGTATTCTCCTGTTGTCaagactatgtgtgtgtgtgtgcgacctCAGGGCTTTTATTTATCACGCGTGTTTCAACAGTGCTGACGTGATGAATCCACAGCAGGCAGTGACAGATAACCACTGAAGATGTTTTATCTCCTGCAACCAGAAATCATGTTTAACTGGAAAAACGGATCAAATGGATCAAAGTAGACTGTGTGAAGGACTCAGGCATTAGTAGAGTTTTACATAGAAAAACTGCCAGCTGTAGTTTTATTGTAATGcagttgtgtctgtgtgtgtgtagttactACGGGCTGTGGATGTGGTTCCCGGAGCTGTTTGATAGAATCGAGGAGGGCGGCTCGCCTTGTGCCAACGTGTCCCTCCCGTCTCCACTCCACAACCAAAGCTGCTACCCAGTGAAGACAGCAGGTGTGCTTCTGTTTCTGGGATGATGAAAAatttatattgatttatttttttattatcctaCCGTCAGTAAACACAACCACAGATTTCCAGCTGATCACAGGAGAAAATAGACTCCCTAATTGTTAGcaatttaaatcattatttCCAGGACCTGTTCAATGAAACAGTACTGTGTATTATTGTGTCCTGCCCcact
The nucleotide sequence above comes from Larimichthys crocea isolate SSNF chromosome XVI, L_crocea_2.0, whole genome shotgun sequence. Encoded proteins:
- the snx1a gene encoding sorting nexin-1a, whose amino-acid sequence is MATSSERSPPPFPDSEDQDVLDAEDVGGRDSDEEDEGEDIFMGASNPPLIEMDPTLPPASQPSDVLMKPPADIMSDPLFEPVSSQAENKPTSEEVSEPSDDFVDLTNNLTDSPDDSAAAASAVADAAKDTTEILLDEPTEDFVDIFGSETEAPGEEVLLADVTVEAATDKSEVTNNATDLPGEEKTGSHAQQEEKEPGATPPIIDLGLDLSAGNAHQPPSSDKIADPLVDLLSAAPPAAEAKKPSRATVDLFEDDGSDLFMEPRQAKSSKQPQKSLFGEADEDLFSEPLGATSKKTVSKEQKDKPVMTKAAGDASNIGGPLQDSNPVEPGDLFTEEAIDTVPSIRNTSTVNSKTNGVHSEEETDIFAEATVELSLDSPRDERKKDAAAKPSVSTASSSLSAAASLTKPQSAALEELEEEEEEELEDKFDIFVSVKDPEKIGDGMNAYMAYKVSTQTSLSMFRNKTFTVRRRFSDFLGLYEKLSEKHGPNGFIVPPPPEKSILGMTKVKVGKEDSSSADFVERRRGALERYLQRVVNHPSLLQDPDVREFLEREELPRAVSTQALSGAGFLKMINKATDAVSKMTIKMNESDVWFEEKLQEVESADQQFRKLHALVENLVIHRKELSLNTASFAKSTAMLGSAEDNTALSRALSQLAEVEDKMEQLHQDQAANDTFSFAEVIADYIRLLGAVRGSFDHRMKAWQRWQDAQAVLQKKRETEAKLLWANKPDKLQLAKEEIAEWEAKVTQYERDFERVSATVRKEVVRFEKEKAKNFKRQVIKYLEALLQSQQQLIKYWEAFLPEAKAIA
- the sv2 gene encoding synaptic vesicle glycoprotein 2B is translated as MPRHVHGGDAEVREPLLTEECPEPSEPDSDEGEIIFERRAANVTHGAGAGERRRLTYEEAVEETGFGLFHWLLLVVCGWANASDAVEILCVSFLLPTARCDLLLSSSDMGLLTASIFLGMMVGGYLWGYLADQRGRRRILVVSLTVNGVFGGLASVAPWFWLFLLLRFISGIGVGGSIPVIFSYFSEFMPRLRRGAMISALATFWMAGNILAAGLAWLVIPRTWARFSLGSLDFQSWRLFVVLCSVPSLTSAILFRLLMPESPKFLMEAAREKEATHVFRLMFELNMWGKGKEFPDFGLCTSSKQRGELEESRSHRGPHRGRPSRVWMILKKGLVPLKQMFKGPLRSRSIVLLVVFYCISFGYYGLWMWFPELFDRIEEGGSPCANVSLPSPLHNQSCYPVKTAVYMEGFFIAASNLPGNIFTILMMDSTGGKALLSCSLLASSLSVFLIYVVQTKVQSLILSCVFSGVSVISWNALDVVGTELYPTQLRSSALGFFTGVARVAAIMGNVVFGKLVDTNCAIPVLLVSALLLTGGLVALLLPQTRQTELT